One genomic segment of Musa acuminata AAA Group cultivar baxijiao chromosome BXJ3-3, Cavendish_Baxijiao_AAA, whole genome shotgun sequence includes these proteins:
- the LOC135633000 gene encoding uncharacterized protein LOC135633000, which translates to MASSSFHEEETDDGFVSAVRHESPQQIPAAPRCTQESLQLDDGGGDESEDDDDFEFAFVIKDPEGGQDITADEIFSDGQIRPVYPVFGRALLLADDDGLRRRGRAAAELEEERATSAVRGTLRHLLIAEREENLGASSSSSSLAADELAGVPPGTYCVWAPRSAALTPTRCKKSRSTGSSSLRWRFRDLVVGRSHSDGKEKFVFLAAGEDNDKEKESRCRVTKTEETGKGKEDKAKGKRGEATEVDIATAHRIYYGSRGGARRSVLPYKQDLLGYFANVNGI; encoded by the coding sequence ATGGCTTCCTCCAGCTTCCATGAAGAGGAGACGGACGATGGCTTCGTCTCCGCCGTCCGCCACGAGTCCCCGCAGCAAATCCCCGCCGCTCCTCGGTGCACACAGGAGTCGCTACAGCTGGATGACGGCGGGGGCGACGAGTCAGAGGACGACGACGACTTCGAATTCGCTTTCGTGATCAAGGACCCTGAGGGCGGTCAGGACATTACCGCCGACGAGATCTTCTCCGACGGCCAGATCCGCCCCGTCTACCCCGTCTTCGGCCGCGCCCTCCTCCTCGCCGACGACGACGGCCTTCGCCGCCGCGGGAGAGCGGCGGCGGAGCTGGAGGAGGAGCGCGCGACCTCGGCGGTGCGGGGAACCCTCCGCCACCTCTTGATCGCGGAGCGGGAGGAGAACCTTGGCGCGTCATCGTCGTCCTCGTCCTTGGCGGCGGACGAGCTCGCTGGGGTCCCGCCGGGGACGTACTGCGTGTGGGCCCCCAGGTCGGCGGCGCTGACGCCGACTCGGTGCAAGAAGAGCCGATCCACGGGGTCCTCCTCCCTACGGTGGCGGTTCCGGGACCTGGTGGTAGGGCGGAGCCACAGCGACGGGAAGGAGAAGTTCGTGTTTCTCGCAGCCGGGGAGGACAACGACAAGGAGAAGGAAAGCCGTTGCCGTGTAACCAAGACGGAGGAGACGGGGAAGGGCAAGGAGGACAAGGCGAAGGGGAAGCGTGGTGAGGCGACCGAGGTGGATATAGCCACCGCTCATCGGATCTATTACGGGAGCCGCGGCGGCGCCCGGAGGTCGGTCCTACCGTACAAGCAGGACTTGCTTGGCTACTTTGCTAATGTGAACGGGATTTAG